Proteins from a genomic interval of Rhizobium rhododendri:
- a CDS encoding helix-turn-helix transcriptional regulator, which translates to MQKTNISRLGLTNSDVDELRQHYAETLKPVRIDPIDSNRTISVHDLHIKLAAFDIWAGGCSSGMRVSFTEPPDLYALYIPLSGTMEFKRQNSTLISAPGTIFACDLASIDSILLHPQRSHIGIAFDKKMVAEHLEAVTGRPGDRNIDIFDVINTEGDGKQLEEMCKLIWRNLQANPEEGIRQKSNELLLRAITLKLFENLHRVDLLKERHSPAVPRHVKIAIEYMVGHVHLPITINDIAGAAGVSSRGLQLAFQQFKDTTPLSYLRQLRIQHARQDLIATRDSEVTVAAVAKRWGFSNAARFTELYLQVHGETPRETIRKLR; encoded by the coding sequence ATGCAAAAAACGAACATCTCGCGATTAGGACTTACGAATTCAGACGTGGATGAACTCAGACAGCACTATGCGGAAACCTTGAAACCTGTACGTATCGATCCAATCGATAGCAATAGAACAATCTCAGTGCATGATCTTCATATCAAACTGGCAGCATTTGATATTTGGGCAGGCGGGTGTTCCTCGGGAATGAGAGTATCCTTCACCGAACCTCCCGATCTCTACGCATTGTATATTCCCTTGTCGGGGACAATGGAATTCAAGCGGCAAAACTCAACCCTGATCTCAGCTCCCGGAACTATCTTTGCTTGCGATCTCGCATCAATCGACTCGATCCTTCTACACCCTCAGCGTTCTCACATCGGAATTGCGTTTGATAAGAAGATGGTCGCCGAGCATCTGGAAGCGGTGACAGGCCGCCCAGGTGACAGAAATATTGACATATTTGATGTGATAAATACTGAGGGCGACGGCAAACAACTTGAAGAGATGTGCAAGCTAATCTGGCGCAATCTGCAAGCTAATCCCGAGGAGGGTATCCGCCAAAAGTCAAACGAGTTGCTGCTTCGCGCCATCACGCTAAAGCTGTTCGAAAATCTTCATCGTGTGGATCTACTCAAAGAGCGTCATTCACCCGCAGTTCCACGGCATGTTAAAATTGCGATTGAATATATGGTCGGACATGTTCACTTGCCGATCACTATCAATGATATTGCGGGCGCAGCCGGGGTAAGCTCGAGAGGATTGCAGCTTGCCTTCCAACAGTTCAAGGATACCACGCCATTAAGCTACCTGCGGCAGCTACGCATACAGCATGCACGACAAGATCTAATCGCGACTAGAGACAGCGAGGTGACGGTTGCTGCTGTGGCAAAGCGTTGGGGTTTTTCAAATGCAGCTCGCTTTACTGAGTTGTATCTTCAAGTACACGGCGAAACACCGAGAGAGACAATAAGAAAACTACGCTGA
- a CDS encoding transposase, translating to MRVEILEQERRRRWRDDEKLAIVMSVGVAGATITEVAHRHDVTRQEIYTWRGELKKKGLLSASADALFIPIDMNSVQT from the coding sequence ATGCGCGTTGAGATTCTTGAGCAGGAACGCCGGCGTCGATGGCGCGACGATGAGAAGCTCGCGATTGTCATGTCGGTTGGGGTTGCGGGAGCCACAATCACAGAGGTTGCTCATCGTCACGATGTAACGCGTCAAGAGATCTACACCTGGCGTGGCGAACTCAAAAAGAAGGGGCTGCTGTCGGCGTCTGCGGATGCATTGTTCATTCCTATCGATATGAATTCCGTACAGACCTGA
- a CDS encoding recombinase family protein yields MGSGADSNSKHPARAALPIVNCLAAARRAQRRCSRPCDNRNEHQRSEITMNVHLKVQPHHLERGAYLYIRQSSMRQVVENVESARRQYALRGRAVALGWRDEQVIVIDNDQGESGASAAWREGFQRLVSDVGMGHAGIVMGLEVSRLARNNADWQRLLEICALADTLILDEDGVYDPASFNDRLLLGLKGTMSEAELHVIKARLRGGILNKVRRGEFRCLLPTGLVYDHFGNVTLDPDTQVRETIIHFFEMFSRLGSASQTVKVFRNEGLLFPSRLHNGGTLFRPLTASTAMRVLNNPRYAGAYTYGRRQFRRTIDGKKTLRARDIDDWPACIPDAHPGYISWERHQENLKILKANGCGFEAARASIPREGPALLQGRAVCGQCGSHLRVRYAARRGRQEAWYICNRARIYRGEPMCQSIAGPPVDEAIGMLIAEQMTPAAVELALEVRKEIQARHEEADRLRCRAIERAQTEAELAQRRFMLVDPSNRLVADTLEGEWNEKLRTLASAREERERGREHDQFILDKAVHERLVAMTADFNQLWKDPDTPCRERKRLLAHIIEDVTLLKLPAEGTTKLHVRFKGGKIQTLTTMNPKSSPQQIKTKLSIIELVDRLLDDYIYPEIAEILNEQGHRPGGTARRGCQDARFTPLKVAYLIHEYKLRSRYDRLRQRGMLTRQEAAAHLNISEQTVARWAKFGLITRHAYNGHYSLYEIADGDLPQKQCSRWNPLEDRAAAYQQTQTEPRTSTGEERGVV; encoded by the coding sequence ATGGGCTCAGGCGCTGACAGCAACAGCAAGCACCCCGCGAGAGCAGCTTTACCCATCGTCAATTGCTTGGCCGCTGCACGGCGGGCACAGCGCCGTTGTTCACGTCCTTGCGACAATCGCAATGAGCATCAACGATCGGAGATCACCATGAATGTACACCTCAAAGTCCAGCCTCATCACCTCGAACGCGGCGCCTACCTGTACATCCGCCAGTCTTCAATGCGGCAAGTCGTTGAGAACGTCGAGAGCGCCAGGCGGCAATATGCGCTTCGGGGACGCGCTGTCGCCCTCGGCTGGCGCGACGAGCAGGTTATCGTCATCGACAACGATCAAGGAGAGTCCGGTGCATCGGCGGCGTGGCGCGAAGGGTTTCAGCGGCTGGTCAGCGATGTCGGCATGGGGCATGCCGGGATCGTCATGGGCCTGGAAGTCTCCCGTCTGGCGCGCAACAATGCCGACTGGCAACGTCTGTTGGAGATCTGCGCCCTTGCCGACACCCTGATCCTCGACGAGGACGGCGTCTATGATCCGGCAAGTTTCAACGACCGGCTCCTGCTCGGCCTGAAGGGAACAATGAGTGAGGCCGAGCTGCATGTGATCAAAGCCCGGCTACGCGGCGGCATTCTCAATAAGGTGCGGCGCGGCGAGTTTCGTTGCCTCCTGCCGACCGGGCTGGTCTATGACCATTTCGGCAATGTGACTCTTGATCCAGACACGCAAGTCAGAGAAACGATCATTCATTTCTTTGAGATGTTCTCTCGCCTCGGGTCCGCCTCCCAGACCGTCAAGGTCTTTCGCAATGAGGGACTATTGTTTCCATCGCGCCTACACAACGGCGGCACGCTGTTTCGGCCGCTGACCGCATCGACGGCGATGCGTGTCCTGAACAATCCGCGCTACGCTGGCGCCTATACCTATGGCCGACGACAGTTTCGACGCACCATCGACGGCAAAAAGACTCTGCGTGCGCGCGACATTGATGACTGGCCGGCCTGCATTCCCGATGCTCATCCCGGCTATATCAGCTGGGAGCGACATCAGGAGAATCTGAAGATCCTCAAGGCGAATGGCTGTGGATTTGAAGCGGCACGAGCTTCAATCCCAAGGGAGGGACCGGCACTGCTGCAAGGCCGAGCCGTGTGTGGGCAGTGCGGCAGCCATCTTAGGGTTCGCTATGCGGCGCGGCGTGGCCGGCAGGAAGCCTGGTACATTTGCAATCGTGCCCGTATTTATCGTGGGGAGCCTATGTGTCAGTCGATCGCCGGGCCTCCCGTCGATGAAGCCATCGGTATGCTGATTGCCGAGCAGATGACGCCGGCGGCCGTCGAGCTCGCTCTCGAAGTCCGCAAGGAGATCCAAGCCCGCCATGAAGAAGCAGACCGGCTGCGCTGTCGCGCCATCGAACGCGCCCAAACGGAAGCCGAGCTCGCTCAGCGCCGCTTCATGCTTGTCGATCCTAGTAACCGCCTCGTCGCCGACACGCTCGAAGGTGAATGGAACGAGAAGCTTCGCACGCTGGCCAGTGCCCGCGAAGAACGCGAACGTGGTCGAGAGCACGATCAATTCATCCTTGATAAAGCTGTCCACGAACGGTTAGTCGCGATGACGGCCGACTTCAACCAGCTCTGGAAGGATCCGGATACCCCATGCCGCGAACGCAAGCGATTGCTGGCCCACATCATTGAGGATGTTACTCTCCTAAAGTTGCCAGCGGAAGGAACCACCAAGCTTCACGTTCGCTTCAAGGGCGGCAAAATCCAGACGCTTACCACCATGAACCCAAAATCCTCTCCTCAGCAGATCAAGACAAAGCTCAGTATCATTGAGCTGGTCGATAGGCTTCTCGACGATTACATTTATCCCGAGATCGCCGAGATTCTAAACGAGCAGGGACATCGCCCAGGTGGAACCGCACGTCGCGGCTGCCAGGACGCCCGCTTTACACCCCTCAAAGTCGCCTATCTCATCCACGAATATAAGCTGCGATCACGATATGATCGACTGCGACAGCGGGGAATGCTGACAAGGCAGGAAGCGGCAGCGCATCTCAATATCAGCGAGCAAACAGTCGCCAGATGGGCCAAATTTGGCCTCATCACCAGACATGCCTATAACGGGCACTATAGCCTGTACGAAATCGCCGATGGAGACCTGCCGCAAAAGCAATGCAGCCGATGGAATCCACTCGAAGATCGCGCTGCTGCGTATCAACAAACGCAAACAGAGCCAAGAACATCAACTGGCGAGGAAAGAGGTGTAGTATGA
- a CDS encoding helix-turn-helix domain-containing protein, which translates to MSAKYDSKRTKTDVLIEEGTFNPTPEKVRDPKFRGSEFFDPHDAVQVKYEMLRRVSIDKVSVTEASDEYGVSRPTYYQAKVNFDMAGIAGLVPTKPGPRRPHKIDDKVLAFLQAQLGPGEPVRARELAKLLRQELDIELHPRSIERVLKKSSR; encoded by the coding sequence ATGTCTGCGAAGTACGACAGCAAGCGCACAAAGACGGATGTCCTCATCGAAGAGGGCACGTTCAATCCCACCCCCGAGAAGGTGCGCGATCCAAAATTTCGGGGCAGCGAGTTCTTCGATCCGCACGACGCCGTGCAGGTCAAATACGAGATGCTGCGTCGCGTCTCCATCGACAAGGTTTCGGTGACGGAGGCCTCCGACGAGTACGGTGTTTCCAGGCCAACCTACTACCAGGCCAAGGTGAACTTCGACATGGCCGGGATTGCGGGATTGGTGCCGACAAAGCCGGGCCCCCGCCGTCCCCACAAGATCGACGACAAAGTCCTGGCATTTCTGCAGGCGCAGCTTGGCCCAGGAGAACCCGTTCGCGCCCGGGAACTGGCCAAGCTGCTCCGCCAGGAACTCGATATCGAGCTTCATCCCAGATCGATCGAGCGGGTTCTAAAAAAAAGCAGCAGGTAA
- a CDS encoding DUF5372 family protein, with protein sequence MGTDLSARSCTSQQNAATANADTQLVRVTHPFHPLFPRQLPCVGKRYNRHGERLLLQTEDATVWSVPPQWTDLVSLDPEVVMSNGRSLLRVVDLMELATLVKRLSSKLGPR encoded by the coding sequence ATGGGAACCGACCTTTCTGCAAGATCTTGTACCTCACAACAGAATGCAGCCACTGCCAACGCAGATACGCAGTTAGTGCGGGTTACACATCCGTTTCATCCTTTATTCCCACGACAATTGCCGTGCGTCGGCAAGCGCTACAACCGGCATGGTGAACGCCTTTTGCTGCAGACCGAGGACGCCACTGTTTGGTCGGTTCCTCCGCAATGGACTGATCTTGTAAGCTTGGATCCTGAGGTCGTCATGAGCAACGGACGATCGCTCTTGCGGGTGGTCGACTTAATGGAGTTGGCCACTCTGGTGAAGCGCCTTTCGAGCAAATTGGGGCCGCGCTGA
- the tnpB gene encoding IS66 family insertion sequence element accessory protein TnpB — protein MRYKILQKGRFPWPSASDGTARLTSAQLAMLWEGIDWRRPDWGAPPARVG, from the coding sequence GTGAGGTACAAGATCTTGCAGAAAGGTCGGTTCCCATGGCCTTCGGCGTCCGACGGGACGGCGCGACTGACGTCGGCCCAACTGGCGATGTTGTGGGAAGGGATCGATTGGCGTCGTCCGGATTGGGGAGCGCCACCGGCTCGTGTCGGGTGA